From the genome of Candidatus Cloacimonadota bacterium:
TCTGAAAAAATTGGCAACCTCTTTATCGCTAATATAGCGAAAATGAGTTTCCACATTAGCCCCAATATCCAAATCCTTTATTTTTTCTTCATAAACAGCCTGGTCTTTGTATACTGTTCCGGCAATCACAAGGCGAATATCTGGAATGGCGACTCTGATAATGGGCATGGCATCTAAAAGCACATCTAAACCCTTATACTCCTTTATCATACCAAAGAAAAGTATGCGTGGGAGAGCATTAGTTTTTGTATTATCACCACTATGAGTATCATAAATAGGATGAAATCCCAAGATTGCTTTGCGTACAATTCTACTGGGTAGATTGCGCTTGAGCTCTAACAGACAAGACTTGCTAAGTACCACAATCTCGTCTGCTTTGGAAAATACATATCGCAAGAGGCTTCGGGAGGCAAACCACTCTTCATGGGGCATAATATTGTGTGCCAGAATTACTTTTCGCCCTTGTTTTATTTTTCTAAGAATTCTACCGTATGCAGGAGCAAAGAAAGGTAGCCACCAAGAAACAATTATAATATCTGGCATATACTCGTTGATCGCCCGAGCAGTTTTATCCCAAGTGTACGGAAGATAAGGCGTAAGAATGCGCTTATTAAGATGTATGCTTTCTATGTTATCCTCTTGTTTACCGGCAGGGAATAGAAGCGCAGGG
Proteins encoded in this window:
- a CDS encoding glycosyltransferase family 4 protein, which translates into the protein MKIAFLGPAPPFRGGISLFASHLANEMYRQGHEICFFNFHRQYPALLFPAGKQEDNIESIHLNKRILTPYLPYTWDKTARAINEYMPDIIIVSWWLPFFAPAYGRILRKIKQGRKVILAHNIMPHEEWFASRSLLRYVFSKADEIVVLSKSCLLELKRNLPSRIVRKAILGFHPIYDTHSGDNTKTNALPRILFFGMIKEYKGLDVLLDAMPIIRVAIPDIRLVIAGTVYKDQAVYEEKIKDLDIGANVETHFRYISDKEVANFFRQSDLCVLPYKSATQSGVISTSYSYDTPVIASDIGGISEYVEAGETGLLVPPSNPPALAAAVIQFYGKEMLIAMQKSIRNYKKKNTWFELARIILG